In the genome of Halapricum salinum, one region contains:
- a CDS encoding LamG domain-containing protein — MTLATGDDRAVTPVVGNVLLVGVAIVIGVVLVTLSLTFLDGVGAPTAEASFEYEQTPVGLRMTATAIGTDVSVQLNGRPVATFDEGSAGKSVLVPTAPGDRLAVVSRDGEQSVLVDRAIDDREEIGNFIAYYTFGAGSGPTLVDRSGNGNDGALQGDPAWQARSLAFDGSGDYVAVDDFDTPVDSVDQFTVAVTYRTDDGSQKQELLEHKSADDNWLVELKPCSNAQVPSGTCSAGDDYSPVFSVDKAGGNQDEQIFGTGTQAGTRQVLVGTFDGSEHTLYVDGEKASTGDYSGEISMGDLTIGKDVEFDGDYLDGEIDEIRLYYTAFDDEEVRVLTTAME, encoded by the coding sequence ATGACTCTCGCCACCGGTGACGATCGAGCCGTGACCCCAGTAGTGGGCAACGTCCTGCTCGTCGGCGTCGCGATCGTCATCGGCGTCGTCCTGGTAACGCTGTCGCTGACGTTTCTCGACGGTGTCGGCGCACCCACCGCGGAGGCGTCGTTCGAGTACGAACAGACGCCGGTCGGCCTCCGCATGACCGCGACGGCTATCGGGACTGACGTTTCCGTGCAGTTGAACGGCCGCCCGGTCGCGACCTTCGACGAGGGATCTGCGGGGAAATCCGTCCTGGTCCCGACCGCCCCCGGCGACCGCCTCGCTGTCGTCTCGCGAGACGGCGAGCAGTCGGTGCTGGTCGACAGAGCGATCGACGACCGCGAAGAGATCGGCAACTTCATCGCGTACTACACGTTCGGGGCCGGGAGCGGGCCGACTCTGGTCGATCGCTCGGGCAACGGCAACGACGGCGCGCTGCAGGGCGATCCCGCGTGGCAGGCACGTTCACTCGCGTTCGATGGGTCGGGCGACTACGTGGCCGTCGACGACTTCGATACACCGGTCGACAGCGTCGATCAGTTTACCGTCGCCGTCACCTACCGGACCGACGACGGGAGCCAGAAACAGGAACTGCTCGAGCACAAGAGCGCCGACGACAACTGGCTGGTCGAGTTGAAACCGTGCTCGAACGCACAGGTCCCGAGCGGGACCTGTTCCGCCGGCGACGACTACAGTCCCGTCTTCAGCGTCGACAAAGCGGGTGGCAATCAGGACGAACAGATCTTTGGGACCGGAACGCAAGCGGGGACGCGCCAGGTCCTCGTCGGGACGTTCGACGGGAGCGAACACACCCTCTACGTCGACGGCGAGAAGGCGAGCACCGGCGACTACAGCGGCGAGATCAGCATGGGCGACCTGACGATCGGCAAGGACGTCGAGTTCGACGGCGATTATCTCGACGGCGAGATCGACGAGATCAGACTCTACTACACTGCCTTCGACGACGAGGAAGTCCGGGTGCTGACGACGGCGATGGAGTAA
- a CDS encoding TIGR00341 family protein produces MRLLQVTIPAGKRQAIERALDDEGVDYVLTEETSNREYTAVAYVPVPTAAVEPVLERLREAGLDDQAYTVIVEANTVISQHFEELQDRYAEEEDEERIAREELRSKAGELVPSRVNYVLLTMVSAIIATAGLLLDSPAVIVGSMVIAPLIGPAMAASVGTVLDEHDLFTQGTILQVGGLVLAVASAAVFAFLVRTGLLIPPGTEITAIPSIRERLLPDFLSLAVALGAGIAGVVSLTAGVSTALVGVMIAVALIPPAATVGIGIAWGQPMVSLGAGILTLVNVLSINLAAIALLWYRGYQPSEWFKIRGVRQTALRRAAFLVASIALLSVFLGVVTYDSYQQATTEQTIDDTVAQTLAEYDDASYESLRIDYSEGVVLREPRQVVVTVGLPPDGTPPDLASKLDARIEAAIDAEITTDVHYVTVQSA; encoded by the coding sequence GTGCGACTCCTGCAGGTGACCATCCCCGCGGGCAAGCGCCAGGCCATCGAGCGGGCGCTCGACGACGAGGGCGTCGACTACGTGCTGACCGAGGAGACCAGCAACCGGGAGTACACCGCCGTCGCGTACGTCCCGGTCCCGACCGCTGCCGTCGAGCCGGTGCTGGAGCGGTTGCGCGAGGCCGGGCTGGACGACCAGGCCTACACCGTCATCGTCGAGGCCAACACAGTCATCTCCCAGCACTTCGAGGAACTCCAGGACCGCTACGCCGAGGAGGAAGACGAAGAGCGGATCGCTCGCGAGGAACTCCGCTCGAAAGCCGGGGAACTGGTCCCCAGCAGGGTCAACTACGTCCTGTTGACGATGGTCAGCGCGATCATCGCGACGGCCGGCCTGCTGCTGGACTCGCCGGCGGTCATCGTCGGCTCGATGGTAATCGCGCCGCTGATCGGCCCGGCAATGGCCGCCAGCGTCGGCACCGTCCTCGACGAACACGACCTGTTCACGCAGGGGACGATCCTGCAGGTCGGCGGGCTCGTCCTGGCGGTCGCCAGCGCCGCCGTGTTCGCGTTTCTGGTCCGGACTGGACTGTTGATTCCACCGGGTACTGAAATTACGGCGATCCCCTCGATCCGCGAGCGTCTCCTGCCGGATTTCCTCTCACTGGCGGTCGCGCTCGGGGCGGGAATCGCCGGCGTCGTCAGCCTGACAGCGGGCGTCTCGACGGCACTGGTCGGCGTCATGATCGCCGTGGCGCTCATCCCGCCGGCCGCCACGGTCGGAATCGGGATCGCCTGGGGCCAGCCGATGGTCAGCCTCGGTGCGGGGATCCTGACGCTAGTCAACGTCCTCTCGATCAATCTGGCGGCCATCGCGCTGCTGTGGTATCGCGGCTACCAGCCCAGCGAGTGGTTCAAGATTCGTGGTGTGCGCCAGACGGCGCTGCGCCGCGCGGCCTTTCTCGTCGCCTCGATCGCGCTGCTGTCGGTCTTTCTTGGTGTCGTCACCTACGACTCCTACCAGCAGGCGACGACCGAGCAGACCATCGACGACACCGTCGCCCAGACGCTCGCCGAGTACGATGACGCGAGCTACGAGTCGCTCCGAATCGACTACTCCGAGGGCGTCGTCCTCCGTGAGCCACGGCAGGTCGTCGTCACCGTCGGGCTCCCGCCGGACGGCACGCCACCGGATCTCGCCAGCAAGCTCGACGCGCGGATCGAAGCCGCGATCGACGCCGAAATCACGACAGACGTCCACTACGTCACCGTCCAGTCGGCGTGA
- a CDS encoding NOG1 family protein: protein MSQPFENLPTTPRSSELVDKAFSRASRAGRAKEGFDAQSSMLQTAANILSDNLENVVTEWPDFDDLDPFYTDLADAVIAGETAIGNEEKRGTGALRQHLSEVTWASRKCADIRGEYHSKLRNANDVDHARKLRKQAFARLADVVEQVEDSLLAIAAAREALRDLPDIKPDEPTIVVAGYPNVGKSSFVNSVTRASNEINSYPFTTTEINVGHFEGADLSAESARTDRSAMRDHVRYQLVDTPGLLDRPPEDRNQIESQAVSALEHLADCVLVLVDASGECGYPIEVQLELRDALVKQFDEAPVLTVCNKADRSREVEADYYMSVTEDENVQTVLHAAVDAIDYEPELPFEE, encoded by the coding sequence ATGAGCCAACCGTTCGAGAACCTCCCGACGACCCCGCGATCGTCGGAACTCGTCGACAAAGCCTTCTCGCGGGCCTCCCGTGCCGGGCGGGCCAAGGAGGGCTTCGACGCCCAGTCGTCGATGCTCCAGACCGCCGCCAACATCCTTTCGGATAATCTGGAAAACGTCGTCACCGAGTGGCCGGACTTCGACGATCTGGACCCCTTCTATACCGATCTCGCCGACGCCGTCATCGCCGGGGAGACGGCCATCGGCAACGAGGAAAAGCGTGGAACGGGCGCACTCCGCCAGCACCTCTCGGAGGTCACCTGGGCCTCCCGGAAGTGTGCCGACATCCGCGGCGAATATCACTCCAAGCTCCGCAACGCCAACGACGTCGATCACGCACGCAAACTCCGCAAGCAGGCCTTCGCACGACTCGCGGACGTCGTCGAACAGGTCGAAGACTCGCTGCTGGCTATCGCGGCGGCGCGCGAGGCCCTGCGTGACCTCCCGGACATCAAACCGGACGAGCCGACCATCGTCGTCGCGGGCTACCCCAACGTCGGGAAATCGTCGTTCGTCAACAGCGTGACGCGCGCGAGCAACGAGATCAACTCCTACCCCTTTACTACTACCGAGATCAACGTCGGGCACTTCGAGGGGGCGGACCTGTCCGCCGAATCAGCGCGGACCGACCGGTCCGCGATGCGCGACCACGTTCGCTATCAGCTCGTGGACACGCCAGGGCTGCTCGACCGCCCGCCGGAGGATCGCAACCAGATCGAGAGCCAGGCCGTGAGTGCACTGGAGCACCTGGCCGACTGCGTGCTGGTCCTCGTCGACGCCAGCGGGGAGTGTGGCTACCCCATCGAAGTCCAACTCGAACTCCGCGACGCGCTCGTCAAGCAGTTCGACGAGGCGCCCGTGCTGACGGTCTGCAACAAGGCCGACCGCTCGCGTGAAGTCGAGGCCGACTACTACATGAGCGTCACCGAAGACGAGAACGTCCAGACCGTGCTGCACGCCGCAGTCGACGCCATCGACTACGAGCCCGAACTTCCTTTCGAAGAGTAG
- a CDS encoding ASCH domain-containing protein, protein MAQHDVDDIVPPGLVQRRVMMGRVSQVHRPDRPAEEGDIFEINGATYEITDVTERTVSDVGMGDARTEAASSLGEFRERMVMIDSDFEWVPDSVLYRYQFKRKLPSDED, encoded by the coding sequence ATGGCTCAGCACGACGTCGACGATATCGTCCCGCCCGGGCTAGTACAGCGACGCGTCATGATGGGGCGAGTCAGCCAGGTCCATCGCCCCGACCGGCCTGCCGAGGAAGGCGACATCTTCGAGATCAACGGCGCGACCTACGAGATCACCGACGTCACCGAACGGACAGTCTCGGATGTCGGGATGGGTGACGCCCGGACGGAGGCGGCCAGTTCGCTCGGGGAATTCCGCGAGCGAATGGTGATGATCGACTCCGACTTCGAGTGGGTCCCCGACAGCGTCCTGTATCGCTACCAGTTCAAACGGAAGCTCCCGAGCGACGAGGACTAG
- a CDS encoding cold-shock protein: MATGTVDFFNDTGGYGFIETEDADEDVFFHMEDVGGPDLEEGQEIEFDIEQAPKGPRATNVVRQ, translated from the coding sequence ATGGCAACCGGTACGGTTGATTTCTTCAACGACACAGGCGGTTACGGTTTCATCGAGACTGAAGACGCGGACGAAGACGTTTTCTTCCACATGGAGGACGTTGGCGGTCCGGACCTCGAAGAAGGACAGGAGATCGAATTCGACATCGAGCAGGCCCCCAAGGGTCCGCGCGCGACTAACGTCGTCCGACAGTAG
- a CDS encoding ASCH domain-containing protein, whose protein sequence is MTHRDATEILPGEHLIEKVHSGEITQMHRGQAYAEEGDTFDIDGDTFEVTDVTERTLGDLTDEDAQREGSPDLEHYKKRLQHAHDTFEWDDDSEVVRHRFERVE, encoded by the coding sequence ATGACTCACCGAGACGCGACCGAGATTCTCCCTGGCGAGCACCTGATCGAGAAGGTCCACAGCGGCGAGATCACGCAGATGCACCGCGGGCAGGCCTACGCCGAGGAGGGCGACACTTTCGACATCGACGGCGATACCTTCGAAGTGACCGACGTGACCGAGCGGACGCTGGGCGATCTCACCGACGAAGACGCACAGCGCGAGGGGTCGCCTGATCTCGAGCACTACAAGAAACGTCTCCAGCACGCCCACGACACGTTCGAGTGGGACGACGACAGCGAGGTCGTTCGGCATCGGTTCGAGCGAGTGGAGTGA
- the hisE gene encoding phosphoribosyl-ATP diphosphatase yields the protein MTDADVLDEVFAVIEDRKENLPEDSYTTSLFTHEKGENAVLEKLGEEMTELVLAAKDDDREEIAYESADIVYHMLVLLSMKDMDLEDLRAELAERR from the coding sequence ATGACTGACGCAGACGTGCTCGACGAGGTGTTCGCGGTGATCGAGGACCGCAAGGAGAACCTCCCTGAAGACTCCTATACGACCTCGCTGTTCACCCACGAGAAAGGCGAGAACGCGGTCCTCGAAAAACTGGGTGAGGAGATGACCGAACTCGTCCTCGCCGCCAAAGACGACGACCGCGAGGAGATCGCCTACGAGAGTGCCGACATCGTCTATCACATGCTGGTGTTGCTGTCGATGAAGGACATGGATCTGGAGGATCTGCGGGCGGAGTTGGCTGAGCGACGGTGA
- the pdxT gene encoding pyridoxal 5'-phosphate synthase glutaminase subunit PdxT, producing MSLTAGVVAVQGDVSEHAGAIESAAQSHGETAEVVEIRQSGIVPDCDLLAIPGGESTTISRLLHREGIAPEIQEHVEAGKPILATCAGLIVCSSDANDDRVDTLDLLDVSVKRNAFGRQKDSFEANLDVDGLDDPFHAVFIRAPVIDEVGDADVLASWDGRPVAVRDGPVLGTSFHPELTGDSRIHDLAFFE from the coding sequence ATGAGTCTCACAGCCGGCGTCGTGGCCGTACAGGGCGACGTCAGCGAGCACGCCGGGGCGATCGAATCGGCCGCACAGTCACACGGCGAGACGGCCGAGGTCGTCGAGATCCGCCAGTCGGGGATCGTCCCGGACTGTGATCTGCTGGCGATCCCGGGCGGCGAGTCGACGACCATCTCGCGGCTCCTTCATCGGGAGGGGATCGCCCCCGAGATCCAGGAGCACGTCGAGGCCGGCAAGCCGATTCTGGCCACGTGTGCGGGCCTGATCGTCTGTTCGAGCGACGCCAACGACGACCGCGTCGATACCCTGGATCTGCTCGACGTGAGCGTCAAGCGCAACGCCTTCGGCCGGCAGAAGGACAGCTTCGAGGCGAACCTGGATGTCGACGGACTGGACGACCCCTTCCACGCGGTGTTCATCCGCGCGCCCGTCATCGACGAGGTGGGCGACGCTGACGTGCTGGCCTCGTGGGACGGCCGCCCGGTCGCCGTTCGGGACGGGCCCGTTCTCGGGACTTCCTTCCACCCCGAACTGACGGGCGACTCGCGGATTCACGATCTGGCTTTCTTCGAGTGA
- a CDS encoding PrsW family intramembrane metalloprotease produces the protein MDRRRDPVQARNDEGLDLYDVVDWEQRTALDSLAVALHRAILYTARAFVVVLALFILLGEVALGTLGSLTEPWIGTLVVLSAVPALGLAVFVWRTDITTPEPLSLLVGTFLLGVLFAGFAGVLNSILPDIFASFGVELTLVAFFFLVVGPVEEFVKLLAVRLYPFRDDRFDAVIDGAVYGAVAGLGFATIENAIYITRNIAAAGGAQNVILAGTGISTVRAMAGPGHVIYSAFAGYYLGLAKFNPDDAGPIVLKGLLIAAVLHASYNTMTLFAPDLFADLAGTNWFGGFLLFVIVFDGVFGYLLYRKLQAYRLAYKRVHDQLQPRSEPTEFDA, from the coding sequence ATGGACAGACGGCGGGATCCGGTCCAGGCGCGAAACGACGAGGGGCTCGATCTGTACGACGTCGTCGACTGGGAGCAGCGGACGGCACTTGACTCGCTCGCGGTCGCGCTCCACCGGGCGATTCTCTACACGGCGCGGGCGTTCGTCGTCGTGCTCGCGCTGTTCATCCTGCTCGGCGAGGTCGCGCTGGGGACGCTCGGGAGTCTGACCGAGCCCTGGATCGGGACGCTCGTGGTGCTGTCGGCCGTCCCCGCGCTCGGATTGGCGGTGTTCGTCTGGCGGACCGACATCACGACACCAGAACCGCTGTCGCTGCTCGTCGGGACCTTCCTGCTCGGCGTGCTCTTTGCGGGCTTCGCCGGCGTGCTCAACTCGATACTGCCGGACATCTTCGCCTCGTTCGGGGTCGAACTCACGCTCGTCGCCTTCTTCTTCCTGGTCGTCGGGCCCGTCGAGGAGTTCGTGAAGCTCCTGGCCGTCCGGCTCTATCCCTTCAGAGACGACCGCTTCGACGCCGTCATCGACGGTGCGGTCTACGGTGCGGTCGCCGGACTCGGCTTCGCGACGATCGAGAACGCGATCTACATCACGCGTAACATCGCGGCAGCGGGCGGGGCTCAGAACGTCATACTGGCCGGGACCGGAATCTCTACCGTGCGCGCGATGGCCGGGCCGGGCCACGTCATCTACTCCGCGTTCGCGGGCTACTACCTCGGGCTCGCGAAGTTCAACCCCGACGACGCCGGCCCGATCGTCCTCAAGGGACTGCTGATCGCTGCGGTCCTGCACGCCAGTTACAACACGATGACGCTGTTCGCGCCGGATCTGTTCGCCGACCTCGCGGGAACGAACTGGTTCGGCGGCTTCCTGCTGTTCGTGATCGTCTTCGACGGCGTCTTCGGCTACCTGCTCTACCGGAAACTCCAGGCCTACCGGCTGGCGTACAAACGCGTCCACGACCAGCTCCAACCCCGGTCCGAGCCGACCGAGTTCGACGCCTGA
- a CDS encoding riboflavin synthase: MFTGIVETTGTVSAIDDQAGGRRLRIDAPFEGLTEGQSIAVEGACLTVEDFGEGWFSVFLAEETLDRTYFGTISEGDGVNLERALPADGRFDGHFVQGHVDATAEILAIEEVGDDWRFTFSVPDGQDRYLVEKGSIAIDGISLTIAARNDDSIEVAIIPETYDVTTLGEKSVGDPVHVEVDVMAKYVERMLQADDQQPGWVERAAEE, encoded by the coding sequence ATGTTCACAGGTATCGTCGAGACGACGGGCACGGTATCGGCAATCGACGATCAGGCAGGCGGCCGCCGCCTCCGGATCGACGCGCCGTTCGAGGGACTGACTGAAGGACAGTCGATCGCCGTCGAGGGCGCGTGTCTCACTGTCGAAGACTTCGGCGAGGGCTGGTTCTCGGTGTTCCTGGCCGAGGAGACGCTCGACCGGACGTATTTCGGGACGATCTCGGAGGGTGACGGCGTCAATCTCGAACGTGCGCTCCCGGCTGACGGGCGCTTCGACGGCCACTTCGTGCAGGGTCACGTCGACGCGACGGCCGAGATTCTCGCCATCGAGGAAGTGGGCGACGACTGGCGTTTTACCTTCTCGGTTCCCGACGGACAGGACCGGTACCTCGTCGAGAAGGGGTCGATCGCGATCGACGGCATCTCGCTGACGATCGCCGCCCGCAACGACGACTCGATCGAGGTGGCGATCATCCCCGAGACCTACGACGTGACGACGCTGGGCGAGAAGTCGGTCGGCGATCCGGTCCACGTCGAGGTCGACGTGATGGCCAAGTACGTCGAGCGGATGTTGCAAGCCGACGACCAGCAGCCGGGCTGGGTCGAGCGCGCGGCTGAGGAATAG
- a CDS encoding DUF7533 family protein, with protein sequence MAQGIFDTFQQMGAIFIAVMLALPGVDFLLLQGEPATGAALLGLAAVVLLVSKYVSTPGDAAGGLGQRIVGWVVKPPEDDD encoded by the coding sequence ATGGCGCAGGGAATCTTCGATACGTTCCAGCAGATGGGCGCGATCTTCATCGCAGTTATGCTCGCGCTCCCGGGAGTGGACTTTCTGCTGTTGCAGGGCGAGCCAGCCACCGGAGCGGCGCTGCTCGGACTCGCTGCCGTCGTCCTGCTGGTCTCGAAGTACGTCTCGACGCCCGGCGACGCGGCCGGCGGGCTCGGCCAGCGGATCGTCGGCTGGGTCGTGAAACCGCCCGAAGACGACGACTAG
- a CDS encoding Hsp20/alpha crystallin family protein, with amino-acid sequence MTSRSNPFDDIERMFDRLSDQFAEFDPVELGSMGAIAVDVRDEGDAIVVVADLPGYETDDIEVTLNDERTLHLYAERESETEETEEGVYVRRERTQESIERTISLPDAVEDGETSAGYDNGVLTVTLPKQTPDEDSRSIPVE; translated from the coding sequence ATGACATCTAGATCCAATCCCTTCGACGACATCGAGCGGATGTTCGACCGTCTGAGCGACCAGTTCGCCGAGTTCGACCCGGTCGAACTCGGGAGTATGGGGGCCATCGCCGTCGACGTTCGCGACGAGGGCGACGCGATCGTCGTCGTCGCCGACCTGCCGGGCTACGAGACAGACGATATCGAGGTGACGCTGAACGACGAGCGGACGCTCCACCTCTACGCAGAGCGCGAGAGCGAAACTGAAGAGACAGAAGAAGGGGTCTACGTCCGGCGTGAGCGAACGCAGGAGTCGATCGAACGGACGATTTCACTGCCCGACGCGGTCGAAGACGGGGAGACGAGCGCCGGCTACGACAACGGCGTCCTCACTGTGACGCTGCCAAAACAGACGCCCGACGAGGACAGTCGGTCGATCCCGGTCGAGTAG
- the pheA gene encoding prephenate dehydratase: protein MQTLTLGPSGTYSHRAATAVSEDIAFTESVTKIVQAVANGEYDRGVIPIENSIEGSVTESLDALAEYDVAVVREIITPIRHALLAHDQSFETIASHAQALAQCRGYLDEHYPDVELEAVASTARGVQRALDDPSIAAIAHPDNVQGDLQVLAEDIQDQTSNATRFVAIGPASDRSEAGGKTSIVIYPNSDYPGLLLKLLEPFAERDINLSRLESRPSGERLGDYVFHVDFQAGLYEDRTQGALAEIEALAEDGWVKRLGSYDTEHVVS from the coding sequence ATGCAGACGCTCACGCTCGGGCCGAGCGGGACCTACTCACACCGCGCGGCGACGGCCGTCTCCGAGGACATCGCCTTCACCGAGTCGGTCACCAAGATCGTCCAGGCGGTCGCCAACGGCGAGTACGACCGCGGGGTCATCCCCATCGAGAACAGCATCGAGGGCAGCGTCACCGAGAGCCTCGACGCCCTCGCCGAGTACGACGTCGCGGTCGTCCGCGAGATCATCACGCCGATCCGCCACGCGCTGCTGGCTCACGACCAGAGTTTCGAGACGATCGCCAGCCACGCCCAGGCGCTCGCGCAGTGCCGGGGCTACCTCGACGAACACTACCCCGACGTCGAACTCGAAGCTGTCGCCTCCACTGCTCGCGGAGTCCAGCGCGCGCTCGACGACCCCTCGATTGCCGCGATCGCCCACCCCGACAACGTCCAGGGTGACCTCCAGGTACTCGCCGAGGACATCCAGGATCAGACCTCCAACGCGACCCGCTTCGTCGCGATCGGCCCCGCCAGCGACCGCTCGGAGGCCGGTGGGAAGACCTCGATCGTCATCTATCCCAACTCCGACTATCCCGGTCTCCTGCTCAAACTGCTGGAGCCGTTCGCCGAGCGTGACATCAACCTCTCGCGACTCGAATCTCGTCCGAGCGGCGAGCGTCTCGGCGACTACGTCTTCCACGTCGACTTTCAAGCTGGGCTCTACGAGGATCGGACCCAGGGCGCACTCGCAGAGATCGAAGCCCTGGCCGAAGACGGCTGGGTCAAGCGGCTGGGATCGTACGACACCGAACACGTCGTCTCGTAG
- a CDS encoding HTH domain-containing protein — MSGIELTTSQQTILQELVNSYRESDSAVKGEKIADEIGRSAGTIRNQMQSLKALQLVEGVPGPKGGYKPTAKAYDALEIQDIEKAAEVALYHNNEYVEDANVTEINLTSVHHPEKCRAEIYLRGSMAEFEPGDTITAGPTPSSKLQIIGTIDGKDETNNVLVLVIDDMRAPVEEPEH; from the coding sequence ATGTCGGGAATCGAACTCACCACGAGTCAGCAGACGATCCTGCAGGAACTGGTCAACAGCTACCGCGAGAGCGACAGCGCGGTCAAAGGCGAGAAGATCGCCGACGAGATCGGTCGCAGTGCGGGGACGATCCGCAACCAGATGCAGAGCCTCAAGGCGCTGCAGCTGGTCGAAGGCGTCCCCGGTCCGAAAGGCGGCTACAAGCCGACCGCCAAAGCCTACGACGCCCTGGAGATCCAGGATATCGAGAAGGCTGCCGAAGTCGCGCTCTATCACAACAACGAGTACGTCGAAGACGCCAACGTGACCGAGATCAATCTCACGAGCGTCCACCACCCCGAGAAGTGCCGCGCGGAGATCTACCTCCGCGGGTCGATGGCGGAGTTCGAGCCGGGCGATACGATCACTGCCGGTCCGACCCCATCGTCGAAGCTGCAGATCATCGGCACGATCGACGGCAAAGACGAGACGAACAACGTGCTCGTGCTGGTCATCGACGACATGCGCGCGCCGGTCGAAGAACCCGAACACTGA
- a CDS encoding Rid family detoxifying hydrolase → MKRIVSTDDAPAAVGAYSQATETDDLIFTAGQIPLTPDGDLLDHTDVDVQTEQALENVQAILSEAGAGMDDVLKVTVYMTDVEKFEAMNQTYETFFESEPPARSAVEVAALPKEVDIEIEAVATK, encoded by the coding sequence ATGAAACGGATCGTTTCGACCGACGACGCACCGGCCGCGGTCGGCGCGTACAGCCAGGCGACCGAAACTGACGACCTGATCTTTACCGCGGGGCAGATCCCGCTGACGCCCGACGGCGACCTGCTCGACCACACCGACGTCGACGTCCAGACCGAGCAGGCGCTGGAAAACGTCCAGGCTATCCTTTCGGAGGCAGGCGCGGGCATGGACGACGTCCTGAAGGTCACCGTCTACATGACCGACGTCGAGAAGTTCGAGGCGATGAACCAGACCTACGAGACGTTCTTCGAGAGCGAGCCGCCGGCCCGCAGTGCGGTCGAAGTGGCGGCTCTCCCGAAGGAGGTCGACATCGAGATCGAGGCCGTCGCGACGAAATGA
- a CDS encoding DUF4097 family beta strand repeat-containing protein, whose amino-acid sequence MVDPDRRHVLFACGAAATGLAGCAFPGVLESEQTSDEVSIPAGAPLRVTNRNGDVRIEDGGGDTATLEIRKSTRYGADLFDQVTVRTGVEDEQFHVETIDDTPPGQSVSVDLTLYLPADVPVDSVRTDNGDVQVVDISGDATLRTTNGDVRADGVDGFLTLHSGNGDLTTRSITGLDGARTINGDIDVAIPSIRGDTRIETTNGDVRVAVPEDLDAVVELRTTNGDVGVSGLDFERSVDRSRRIRGTLGSGGDELTAVSTNGDVRVRPL is encoded by the coding sequence ATGGTCGATCCCGATCGCCGACACGTCCTCTTCGCCTGCGGAGCCGCCGCGACCGGGCTCGCTGGCTGTGCCTTCCCGGGCGTCCTGGAATCTGAGCAGACGAGCGACGAGGTATCGATCCCCGCAGGGGCGCCGCTTCGGGTCACGAACCGCAACGGCGACGTCAGGATCGAAGACGGTGGCGGCGACACCGCGACCCTGGAGATCCGCAAGTCGACCCGCTACGGGGCCGACCTGTTCGACCAAGTCACGGTCCGAACGGGCGTCGAAGACGAACAGTTTCACGTCGAGACGATCGACGACACGCCGCCCGGCCAGAGCGTCAGCGTCGACCTGACACTGTATCTGCCCGCGGACGTGCCCGTCGACAGCGTCCGCACCGACAACGGCGACGTCCAGGTCGTCGATATCTCGGGCGATGCCACGCTTCGGACGACCAACGGCGACGTCCGCGCCGACGGCGTCGACGGCTTCCTCACGCTTCACTCGGGCAACGGCGACCTCACCACTCGCTCGATCACTGGACTCGATGGGGCGCGGACGATCAACGGCGACATCGACGTCGCTATCCCGTCGATCCGCGGGGACACGCGAATCGAGACCACGAACGGCGACGTCCGGGTCGCCGTCCCCGAGGACCTCGACGCGGTGGTCGAGCTTCGGACCACCAACGGCGACGTGGGCGTCAGCGGCCTGGACTTCGAACGGTCGGTCGATCGCTCCAGGCGCATCCGGGGGACGCTCGGATCGGGCGGCGACGAACTCACCGCCGTCTCGACTAACGGCGACGTCAGAGTGCGCCCGCTCTAG